Proteins from one Corynebacterium testudinoris genomic window:
- the dop gene encoding depupylase/deamidase Dop produces the protein MTRFMGTEIEYGISTPADPGLSPIVTSTHAVVAYAAMNTGARSRWDYEEESPLKDTRGFDLRRYHTVPVVDPDAVGIANVVTANGARFYVDHAHPEYSSPECSNAYDAMVYDAAGDLILLKAAADVAELYEEGVSILKHHDPCPPLKFYKNNVDGKGASYGAHENYQYSRQTDFDVLAQALIPFFVTRNIIIGAGRIGIGESGEREGFQISQRADYFFQEVSLETTLNRGIINTRDEPHANAVKFRRLHTIVGDANMSQYSTFLKLGMTKLVIDAIENGVDFSDLRLRDSVAELKNVSHDLSLTHSLLLRDGRELTAIDILRVYLSRVSAVDEVDQRVIALWGEVLDLLADDPLKTAHLLDWTAKWSLIKGYVDRGLSLSDAKLQLIDLQYSDIDPAKSLYHALVRRGRMHTLAAPEEIERAATTPPADSRAWFRGAVSAKFGEDVIAASWQTMILKVGDVSARLATNDVDGLTREQVGAIIDAAGTTAELLHGLQAVGIEPNNTYVTHHNKS, from the coding sequence ATGACTCGTTTCATGGGAACGGAAATTGAATACGGGATCTCCACCCCCGCTGATCCGGGGTTGAGTCCCATCGTCACGTCGACTCATGCGGTGGTGGCCTATGCGGCGATGAATACCGGGGCGCGTTCGCGGTGGGACTATGAGGAAGAATCGCCGTTGAAGGACACACGCGGCTTTGACCTGCGGAGATACCACACTGTTCCCGTGGTCGATCCCGATGCGGTGGGCATCGCCAATGTGGTGACGGCCAATGGCGCGCGCTTCTACGTCGATCACGCCCACCCCGAGTACTCCTCACCGGAGTGTTCCAATGCCTATGACGCGATGGTCTACGACGCCGCCGGCGATCTCATTCTGCTCAAAGCGGCTGCCGATGTGGCGGAGTTGTACGAGGAGGGCGTGTCCATCCTCAAACATCACGATCCTTGCCCGCCGTTGAAGTTTTATAAGAACAACGTCGATGGCAAGGGCGCGTCCTATGGGGCGCACGAGAACTATCAGTACTCGCGGCAGACGGATTTCGATGTCCTCGCCCAGGCGCTCATCCCGTTCTTTGTCACGCGCAACATCATTATCGGTGCTGGTCGCATCGGCATCGGTGAGTCGGGGGAGCGGGAGGGGTTCCAGATTTCGCAGCGGGCGGATTACTTCTTCCAGGAGGTCTCCCTGGAGACGACGCTCAACCGCGGCATCATCAACACCCGCGACGAGCCGCACGCCAACGCGGTGAAGTTCCGTCGCCTGCACACCATCGTCGGCGATGCGAACATGTCGCAGTATTCGACCTTCCTCAAGCTGGGCATGACCAAGCTGGTCATCGACGCGATTGAGAACGGCGTGGACTTCTCCGATCTGCGGTTGCGCGATTCCGTCGCCGAGTTGAAGAACGTCTCGCATGACCTGAGCCTCACTCACTCCTTGCTGCTTCGCGACGGCCGCGAGCTCACCGCCATCGACATCCTGCGGGTCTACCTCTCCCGCGTCTCCGCGGTCGATGAGGTTGATCAGCGCGTCATCGCGCTGTGGGGCGAGGTCCTTGACCTGCTGGCGGACGATCCGTTGAAGACGGCTCATCTGCTGGACTGGACGGCGAAGTGGTCCCTGATCAAGGGTTATGTTGATCGTGGGCTGAGCCTCTCCGACGCGAAGCTGCAGCTCATCGACCTGCAATACTCGGACATTGATCCGGCGAAGTCGCTGTATCATGCGCTCGTGCGCCGCGGCCGAATGCACACGCTGGCCGCGCCGGAAGAGATCGAGCGGGCAGCGACCACCCCACCTGCCGATTCCCGGGCGTGGTTCCGCGGAGCGGTGTCGGCGAAGTTCGGCGAGGATGTCATCGCTGCCTCCTGGCAGACCATGATCCTCAAGGTCGGCGATGTCTCCGCCCGCCTGGCCACCAATGACGTCGACGGCCTCACCCGGGAGCAGGTGGGCGCGATTATCGACGCCGCGGGCACCACCGCCGAGCTGCTTCACGGTCTGCAGGCGGTCGGCATCGAGCCGAACAACACCTACGTCACCCACCACAACAAATCCTGA
- a CDS encoding tRNA (adenine-N1)-methyltransferase, with amino-acid sequence MAYSGPFQPGDRVQLTDAKRRHFTLILQPGAKFHSHKGIVEHDQIIGMDEGSVVRSTLGADYLLFRHLMVDHVLSMPRGAAVIYPKDSAQIILEGDIFPGARVLEAGAGSGALSMSLLRAIGENGQLISYEIRQDHLDYAMSNVDEFFGGRPATWDPRLGDLTQVTVEDLGGPVDRVVLDMLEPWECLPVVRDVLIPGGVFMTYVATVPQLMKVMEGIRELQCFTEPKAWESLVREWKVEGLATRPEHRMNAHTAFLIWARRLADGVTPPRPQRRARK; translated from the coding sequence ATGGCCTACTCCGGCCCGTTTCAACCCGGCGACCGAGTCCAACTCACCGACGCCAAGCGTCGGCACTTCACCCTGATTCTTCAGCCGGGTGCGAAGTTCCATTCTCACAAGGGCATCGTCGAACATGATCAGATCATTGGCATGGATGAGGGGTCGGTGGTGCGCTCGACTCTCGGGGCGGATTATCTGCTGTTTCGGCACCTGATGGTTGATCACGTGCTGTCGATGCCTCGCGGGGCAGCGGTTATCTACCCGAAGGACTCCGCGCAGATCATCCTCGAGGGTGACATCTTCCCCGGCGCCAGGGTGCTGGAAGCGGGAGCCGGATCGGGCGCGTTGTCCATGAGCCTGCTGCGTGCCATTGGTGAAAACGGCCAGCTGATTTCCTACGAGATCCGCCAAGATCACCTCGATTACGCCATGTCGAACGTGGATGAGTTCTTCGGGGGGCGGCCCGCAACCTGGGACCCGCGCCTGGGCGACCTCACGCAGGTGACTGTGGAGGACCTCGGCGGGCCGGTGGACCGCGTCGTGTTGGACATGCTGGAGCCGTGGGAATGCCTGCCTGTTGTCCGCGACGTCCTGATTCCCGGTGGAGTGTTCATGACTTACGTGGCTACGGTTCCGCAGCTGATGAAGGTCATGGAGGGTATCCGGGAGCTGCAGTGCTTCACCGAGCCGAAGGCCTGGGAATCGCTGGTGAGGGAATGGAAGGTCGAGGGCCTGGCCACCCGACCGGAGCATCGCATGAATGCCCACACGGCGTTTCTCATTTGGGCTCGGCGCCTGGCTGATGGGGTGACGCCGCCTCGCCCGCAACGTCGCGCGCGCAAGTAG
- a CDS encoding RecB family exonuclease — translation MSTPRPLALSPSRASDYKQCPLLYRFRAIDRLPEPKTLAQVKGTLVHAVLENMHGLAREERTYPAAVKQLKPTWAGMCSADDELSQLVPDDQLMDFLIECRSLLRGYFEMENPQGFDAHAVEMYVNTVLPNGVPVRGFIDRVDIAPTGEVRVVDYKTGKKPQPRWSHDAQFQMRFYALVYWRLHGTIPHQLRLMYIKVLDSMFLQPSKEELEYFERDLADLWAKITADGQSGRFRPQTSKLCGWCSFQSLCPEFGGTPPEYPGWPGTPETTSGS, via the coding sequence ATGAGCACTCCTCGACCACTTGCCCTGTCGCCCTCCCGAGCTTCCGACTACAAGCAGTGCCCCCTCCTCTACCGCTTCCGGGCCATCGACCGCCTCCCGGAACCGAAAACACTGGCTCAGGTCAAAGGAACACTGGTGCATGCGGTGCTCGAAAACATGCATGGTCTCGCCCGAGAAGAGCGCACCTATCCCGCAGCGGTCAAGCAACTCAAGCCAACCTGGGCCGGGATGTGCTCCGCGGATGATGAGCTTTCCCAGCTCGTCCCCGACGACCAACTCATGGACTTCCTCATCGAATGCCGCAGCCTGTTGCGCGGCTACTTCGAAATGGAGAACCCGCAGGGCTTCGACGCCCACGCCGTCGAAATGTACGTCAACACCGTCTTACCCAACGGCGTACCGGTGCGAGGCTTCATCGACCGAGTCGACATCGCCCCCACCGGCGAAGTTCGCGTCGTCGACTACAAGACGGGCAAGAAGCCCCAGCCCCGCTGGTCCCATGATGCCCAATTCCAAATGCGTTTCTACGCCCTCGTGTACTGGCGTCTCCATGGAACTATCCCCCACCAGCTGCGATTGATGTACATCAAGGTCCTTGATTCAATGTTCCTCCAGCCCTCCAAGGAGGAGCTCGAATACTTTGAACGTGACCTCGCCGATCTTTGGGCGAAAATCACCGCCGACGGCCAATCCGGACGATTTCGTCCACAAACCTCGAAGCTCTGCGGATGGTGCTCCTTCCAATCCTTATGCCCCGAGTTTGGTGGCACTCCCCCGGAGTATCCAGGATGGCCAGGTACTCCAGAAACCACCTCTGGTTCCTGA
- a CDS encoding HNH endonuclease signature motif containing protein — MDIVFPNTPIEVIDPFRVAPVRPDPEHYYAVSCPHDPVARQGTQLRKQDYQLWQSSLPGDEDDIDLVLARLRRSLGRGDSFLMSAINAHHRLQELPKLKQVQETHFHLDLLRLKAIDSVLCKADTTVLEHVDLIDTELAEFLTPTRANQVLPTVGAIKKRLNAIIIMLDESISSEDPAPAPADSFSISYTDGRGVVHADLDGVTAHEIDLRVRNYALAHGVSHAEALCALIKGEGSTTVTINLYRASDIPGAPGWVSGVGYLRSKRTHDLMELANKGVDMDAIREKVSAAYSTPSDIRSLITGLDGTCAMGGCDAPAHRAQMDHRINHADGGPTSAENLVALCVKHHAMKTDRRVFYVLDPATRQKFFLFEDGTWAESEGDGPLAASERRWMQTVSQRIAKRRARIRSESQAQRAEEVEREGPPPPPPPEEPPPF; from the coding sequence ATGGACATTGTCTTCCCGAACACACCGATCGAGGTGATCGACCCTTTCCGGGTCGCCCCGGTGCGCCCCGACCCCGAGCACTACTACGCGGTTAGTTGCCCTCATGATCCTGTTGCCCGCCAGGGCACCCAGTTACGTAAGCAGGACTATCAGCTGTGGCAGTCCTCCTTACCCGGCGATGAAGACGACATCGACCTTGTCCTCGCTCGTTTACGGCGCTCTTTGGGGCGGGGGGATAGCTTCCTGATGTCGGCGATCAATGCCCACCATCGCCTGCAGGAACTCCCGAAGCTTAAACAGGTCCAGGAGACTCATTTTCATCTTGATCTTCTGCGACTGAAAGCGATCGATAGTGTCTTGTGCAAGGCAGACACCACCGTCCTGGAGCATGTGGATCTCATTGATACCGAATTAGCGGAGTTTCTCACTCCAACCCGGGCTAATCAGGTCTTGCCGACGGTGGGGGCGATCAAGAAGCGTCTCAACGCGATCATCATCATGCTTGATGAGTCGATTTCTTCGGAGGATCCTGCCCCGGCCCCTGCTGATAGTTTCTCTATCTCTTATACCGATGGCAGAGGCGTTGTGCATGCTGATCTTGATGGGGTCACTGCCCACGAGATTGATCTCCGGGTACGTAACTATGCACTTGCTCATGGAGTCAGTCACGCCGAAGCGTTGTGTGCGTTGATCAAAGGGGAAGGCTCCACGACGGTGACGATTAACCTGTATCGGGCATCGGATATTCCTGGTGCCCCGGGGTGGGTGTCTGGGGTGGGGTACTTAAGGAGTAAGCGCACCCACGATTTGATGGAGTTGGCGAATAAGGGGGTGGATATGGATGCGATCCGGGAAAAGGTGTCGGCGGCGTATTCCACTCCGTCGGATATTCGTTCGTTGATTACCGGATTGGACGGGACGTGCGCGATGGGTGGGTGTGATGCACCAGCACACCGGGCACAGATGGATCATCGGATTAATCATGCTGATGGCGGGCCCACCAGTGCGGAGAACCTGGTGGCGTTGTGTGTGAAGCATCATGCGATGAAAACTGATCGCCGAGTCTTCTATGTCCTCGATCCGGCGACGCGGCAGAAGTTCTTCCTATTTGAGGATGGTACGTGGGCGGAGTCAGAGGGGGATGGCCCGCTGGCTGCTAGTGAGCGGCGGTGGATGCAGACGGTGTCGCAGCGAATTGCGAAGCGGCGGGCAAGGATCAGGTCGGAGTCCCAGGCCCAGCGGGCGGAGGAAGTGGAGCGGGAGGGGCCGCCACCGCCACCACCTCCGGAGGAACCACCACCGTTCTAG
- a CDS encoding ubiquitin-like protein Pup: MTGPQTQATSGGAGDNDDALDATAGQAQLTTTGTDDLLDEIDGLLETNAEDFVRSYVQKGGQ; this comes from the coding sequence ATGACCGGACCCCAGACCCAGGCCACCTCAGGTGGCGCCGGCGACAACGACGACGCCCTTGATGCCACGGCCGGGCAAGCCCAGCTCACCACCACCGGCACCGACGACCTCCTCGATGAGATCGACGGGCTGTTGGAAACCAACGCGGAAGATTTCGTCCGCTCCTACGTCCAGAAGGGCGGTCAGTAG
- the arc gene encoding proteasome ATPase, with protein MESADTTSLKRELQTLGTRNAKLAQLLKASRDKLQDLQGQIDALAEPASTYGVFLDHGEKGRDAEVFTAGRHMRLKISPNVAPEALVPGTLVRLGDGAIVVEACGFTDTGELAMVTERVTTTRALVTTHNGDERLIRLATPLLDTARAGDTLLVDTKAGFAFERIPKTEVSQLSLEEVPDVTYEDIGGLDEQIDQIKDAVELPFSHPQLYRDYQLHPPKGVLLYGPPGCGKTLIAKAVANSLATRVGDGSASYFLNVKGPELLNKFVGETERRIRLIFERARELASDGRPVIIFFDEMESIFRTRGSGVSSDMETTVVPQLLTELDGVENLSNVIIIGATNREELIDPALLRPGRLDVKIRVQRPTRDGALDIFRRHLTVDVPHAAPVEELIEVGVDKLFEPRPYVELTLVDGRVETLYYSDFVSGAMIANIVDRAKKLAIKDHLAGTNTAGVTAQHLTEAVLAEHHESEDLPDTANPDVWSRITGRHGSRVVEARVVG; from the coding sequence ATGGAATCAGCCGACACCACGTCACTTAAGCGCGAACTGCAGACCCTGGGGACTCGTAACGCCAAGCTAGCCCAGTTACTCAAGGCGTCGCGGGACAAGCTCCAGGACTTGCAGGGGCAAATTGACGCGCTCGCGGAGCCAGCCTCGACCTATGGGGTCTTCCTCGATCATGGGGAAAAGGGACGGGACGCGGAGGTGTTCACCGCTGGGCGGCACATGCGGTTGAAGATTTCGCCGAATGTCGCGCCGGAGGCTCTGGTTCCGGGAACGTTGGTGCGGCTGGGGGATGGCGCCATTGTGGTCGAGGCCTGCGGCTTCACCGACACGGGGGAGCTGGCGATGGTGACGGAGCGGGTGACCACGACGAGGGCATTGGTGACCACCCATAACGGCGATGAGCGCTTGATTCGGCTGGCCACACCACTGCTTGATACGGCTCGAGCGGGAGATACTCTCCTCGTCGACACCAAGGCTGGTTTCGCCTTCGAGCGGATCCCCAAGACCGAGGTGTCGCAGCTGTCCCTGGAGGAAGTTCCGGACGTCACCTACGAGGACATTGGCGGCCTCGATGAGCAGATTGATCAGATCAAGGACGCCGTGGAGCTGCCGTTTTCCCATCCGCAGCTCTATCGCGATTATCAGCTTCATCCCCCCAAGGGCGTGCTTCTCTATGGCCCGCCGGGGTGCGGCAAGACGCTCATTGCTAAGGCGGTGGCGAATTCGCTGGCTACCCGGGTGGGAGATGGCTCCGCCAGCTACTTCCTCAACGTCAAGGGTCCGGAGCTGCTGAATAAGTTCGTCGGCGAGACCGAGCGCCGCATCCGCCTCATCTTTGAACGCGCCCGGGAGCTGGCCAGTGATGGGCGCCCGGTGATCATCTTCTTTGATGAGATGGAGTCGATTTTCCGCACGCGAGGTTCGGGCGTGTCCTCCGATATGGAAACGACCGTCGTGCCGCAGCTGCTCACCGAGCTCGATGGCGTGGAAAACCTGTCCAACGTCATCATCATCGGCGCCACCAACCGTGAGGAGCTCATCGATCCCGCGTTGCTGCGCCCCGGTCGACTCGATGTGAAGATCAGGGTTCAGCGGCCCACTCGCGACGGTGCGTTGGATATCTTCCGGCGTCATCTCACCGTTGATGTGCCGCATGCGGCACCGGTGGAGGAGTTGATTGAGGTGGGCGTCGATAAGCTCTTTGAACCCCGGCCTTACGTGGAGCTGACCCTCGTCGATGGACGGGTGGAAACGCTGTATTACTCGGACTTTGTCTCCGGCGCGATGATTGCCAACATCGTCGACCGGGCGAAGAAGCTGGCCATCAAGGATCACCTGGCGGGGACGAACACCGCTGGTGTGACGGCGCAACACCTCACCGAGGCTGTCCTCGCTGAGCATCACGAAAGCGAGGACCTGCCGGACACGGCGAACCCTGATGTGTGGAGTCGGATTACCGGGCGCCATGGATCTCGGGTCGTGGAAGCCCGTGTGGTGGGCTGA
- a CDS encoding M18 family aminopeptidase, producing the protein MNQTSDFLDFIASSPSSFHAAEEVARRLEEAGFHRQDEQEAWNAEAGGHVLVRGGAVMAWWVPEGAGPQAGFRIIGSHTDSPGFTLKPRPEIGASGWQQAGVEVYGGPILASWLDRELSFAGQIVLADGSQRLVNTGPIARIPHLAIHLDRSSELKLDRQQHMQPVVSTTGATVLDAVAEAAGVDKHDIYAHALITVDAQKGDVFGADMELIAAGRMDNLSSVHASLVAFQRAIASGDAGDDVLVLAAFDHEEIGSASTTGAAGPILEQVLSRTADALGATADEFQRMLRRSFCVSADAAHSVHPNYVGKHDPAHQPIIGKGPVTKINANQRYASTAVTVARWEHACRSARVPSQVFVGNNDVPCGSTIGPITATRLGIPTVDVGVPLLSMHSARELAGVRDQLWFADALEAYLINH; encoded by the coding sequence ATGAACCAGACTTCAGATTTCCTTGACTTTATTGCGTCGTCGCCGAGCTCGTTCCATGCAGCGGAGGAGGTGGCGAGGCGGCTGGAAGAGGCAGGCTTCCACCGGCAAGATGAACAAGAGGCGTGGAATGCTGAGGCAGGGGGTCACGTCCTCGTGCGCGGAGGTGCGGTGATGGCGTGGTGGGTTCCGGAAGGTGCGGGGCCGCAGGCGGGTTTCCGCATCATTGGCTCACACACTGATTCACCTGGCTTTACGCTCAAGCCTCGGCCGGAGATTGGTGCGAGCGGCTGGCAACAGGCAGGCGTGGAAGTCTATGGCGGGCCAATTTTGGCGTCGTGGCTGGATAGGGAGCTGAGCTTCGCTGGGCAGATCGTGTTGGCGGATGGCTCTCAACGGTTGGTTAACACGGGACCCATCGCCCGCATTCCTCATTTGGCGATCCACCTGGATCGCTCGAGCGAGTTGAAGTTGGATCGTCAACAGCACATGCAGCCGGTGGTCTCGACCACCGGGGCGACGGTGCTGGACGCAGTGGCGGAGGCTGCGGGCGTCGATAAGCATGATATTTACGCACACGCCCTGATCACTGTGGATGCCCAAAAAGGCGACGTTTTTGGGGCGGATATGGAGCTTATCGCCGCCGGACGTATGGACAACTTGTCTTCGGTGCACGCGTCACTAGTGGCCTTCCAGCGGGCAATCGCTTCCGGCGATGCCGGCGATGATGTCCTCGTCCTCGCTGCGTTCGACCATGAGGAGATCGGATCGGCGTCGACGACTGGGGCGGCGGGCCCGATTCTCGAGCAGGTTCTCAGCCGAACTGCCGACGCGCTGGGTGCCACGGCGGACGAGTTTCAGCGAATGCTGCGGCGCTCATTCTGTGTTTCGGCCGACGCGGCCCATTCGGTGCATCCGAACTATGTGGGGAAGCATGACCCGGCTCATCAGCCGATCATCGGGAAGGGCCCGGTGACCAAAATCAACGCCAACCAGCGGTATGCCTCGACGGCAGTCACCGTGGCCAGGTGGGAGCATGCCTGCCGGTCGGCGCGCGTGCCGTCGCAAGTGTTTGTCGGAAACAACGACGTGCCCTGCGGATCGACCATTGGCCCCATCACCGCGACGCGCCTGGGTATCCCCACGGTTGATGTCGGGGTGCCGCTGTTGTCGATGCACTCGGCACGCGAACTGGCCGGCGTCCGCGACCAGCTGTGGTTCGCGGACGCGCTTGAGGCATACTTGATCAATCATTAA